In Zingiber officinale cultivar Zhangliang chromosome 3B, Zo_v1.1, whole genome shotgun sequence, a single window of DNA contains:
- the LOC121967521 gene encoding cell division topological specificity factor homolog, chloroplastic-like, producing the protein MMAISGDVSMFFGALPSHPNHRPVMPTFLCSKARLDHFRSGASDLKVAPNLLQMKLPDMNSTNWNHVCFGTGENKLTPTVNQDAEVFLLNVVNMSFFDRLSLTWRMLFPTKVRNNSNAKTAKQRLKMILFSDRCDISDEAKQKIINNIIEALSEFVEIDSLDKVQLNVSTDTDLGTLYSVTIPVRRVRPEYQDSEEDYIGNISNMEYKDTGERSGNIDVKFDFFLPSDQSKRVKWVSDK; encoded by the exons ATGATGGCCATTTCTGGAGACGTCAGTATGTTTTTTGGGGCCTTGCCTTCGCATCCCAACCACAGGCCCGTCATGCCTACCTTCCTTTGTTCCAAG GCACGGCTTGATCATTTCCGAAGTGGAGCTAGTGATCTCAAGGTTGCACCCAATTTGCTGCAGATGAAACTGCCAGATATGAATTCCACGAACTGGAACCATGTGTGCTTTGGGACGGGAGAAAACAAGCTTACACCAACAGTAAACCAAGATGCTGAAGTATTTCTTCTTAATGTTGTTAACATGAGCTTCTTTGACCGACTTAGTCTAACCTGGAGGATGCTATTTCCAACCAAAGTACGAAATAATTCCAATGCAAAAACTGCAAAGCAGAGGCTTAAGATGATACTATTCTCTGATAGGTGTGATATCAGCGATGAGGCAAAGCAAAAGATAATTAACAATATTATTGAGGCACTTTCCGAATTTGTTGAGATTGATTCCCTGGATAAGGTTCAACTCAATGTTTCCACAGATACAGATCTTGGTACGCTCTATTCAGTAACCATTCCGGTCCGACGTGTGCGGCCAGAGTACCAAGATTCTGAGGAGGATTACATTGGAAACATATCAAACATGGAGTATAAAGACACTGGCGAAAGATCAGGCAATATAGATGTAAAATTTGATTTCTTCCTGCCAAGTGACCAGTCGAAGAGGGTGAAGTGGGTATCTGACAAATAA
- the LOC121967522 gene encoding eukaryotic translation initiation factor 5A-2-like, whose translation MSDEEHHFESKADAGASKTYPQQAGTIRKNGYIVIKGRACKVVEVSTSKTGKHGHAKCHFVAIDIFNAKKLEDIVPSSHNCDVPHVTRTDYQLIDISEDGFVSLLTENGSTKDDLRLPTDETLLAQIKDGFAEGKDLVVTVMSAMGEEQICALKDIGPK comes from the exons ATGTCGGACGAGGAGCACCACTTTGAGTCGAAGGCAGACGCAGGGGCTTCCAAGACTTACCCTCAGCAGGCTGGAACTATCCGTAAGAATGGGTATATCGTCATTAAGGGGCGTGCATGCAAG GTTGTAGAGGTTTCAACCTCCAAAACTGGAAAACATGGTCATGCAAAATGCCACTTCGTTGCCATTGATATTTTCAATGCTAAGAAGCTTGAAGATATTGTGCCATCATCTCATAACTGTGAT GTTCCCCATGTAACTCGTACTGACTATCAGCTTATTGATATATCGGAGGATGGATTT GTGAGTCTATTGACTGAAAATGGTAGCACAAAGGATGACCTAAGACTCCCAACTGATGAAACTCTGCTTGCACAG ATCAAAGATGGTTTTGCAGAGGGGAAAGACCTGGTGGTCACCGTCATGTCTGCAATGGGCGAAGAGCAGATTTGTGCACTCAAGGATATCGGGCCCAAGTAA
- the LOC122055177 gene encoding casein kinase II subunit alpha-1-like: protein MHIQVLGTDELAPGAMFFGTDELNVYLNKYRLELDPQLDALVGRHSRKPWSKFINADNQHLVSPEAIDFLDKLLRYVHQDRLTAREAMVSSEFMFIYYSPFLVSLK from the exons ATGCACATACAG gTTCTTGGTACTGATGAACTAGCCCCCGGGGCTATG ttttttggtactgATGAACTAAATGTGTACCTAAACAAGTATCGACTAGAGCTTGATCCACAGCTTGATGCTCTCGTTGGAAG GCACAGCAGAAAACCATGGTCTAAATTCATTAATGCTGACAATCAACACCTTGTTTCTCCAGAG GCAATAGATTTTCTTGATAAACTCCTGCGATACGTTCATCAGGATAGGCTCACTGCACGAGAAGCAATGGTATCATCTGAATTTATGTTCATTTACTACAGTCCTTTCCTTGTATCATTAAAATAG